A section of the Xiphias gladius isolate SHS-SW01 ecotype Sanya breed wild chromosome 10, ASM1685928v1, whole genome shotgun sequence genome encodes:
- the pacs2 gene encoding phosphofurin acidic cluster sorting protein 2 isoform X1 yields MAERSGRLSFPGSGALNRPVPMNLFATWEIDGSSPNCIPRLCSLTLKKLVVMRELDKELISVVIAVKIQGSKRILRSHEIVLPPSGSVETDLALTFSLQYPHFLKREGNKLQIMLQRRKRYKNRTILGYKTLAVGSIDMAEVMQHPTEGGQVLPLCSNQKDMLGKVAEIWIFSLSSQPIDHEEAALQGGQKIKCSDNYSEEEYESFSSEQEASDDAVQGQDLEDDEYDVRKPKKQRRSIVRTPSITRQQNFKQRVVALLKRFRVSDEVLDSEQDPAEPPPEVEEEDLDLDSVEFENPSDSGPELDDDDSVLSTPKPKLKPYFEGLSLSSSQTEIGSIHSSRSHREPPSPIDPDNTKCGGAKFPDDMVSDNVSFEQPEAVTPTTELEMDNMDTFLERLPPSGKMTKTESLIISSNRQEPKLAGRRGRSTSLKERQPSRPQNERANSLDNERSLDTRCHLQIPRKTVYDQLNHILVSDNHLPDSIILINTSDWQGQYLSDRLQNHHLPVVCTCTTADIQAAFNTIVSRIQRFCNCNSQTPIPIKIAVAGAQHYLSAVLRLFVDHLSHKTPDWLGYMRFLIIPLGAHPVSKYLGTIDYRYNSLFQDAAWRDLFHKPEAPVVAQENPDVVSRVTQYMVGANGAHQLPIAEAMLTYKQKRKKSFHFDFAVSPDEDSCQKFIPFIGMVKVGIVEQTSATSGDSDDAAPLGSSLLSSTPPQISPALKEASPTPPSSPSVNTSFCAYSSGGQVELMGLQVDYWSAPTEKKKDVEKRDSSSKNTLKCNFRSLQVSRLPLGGAEPSPQPTMSMTVVTKEKNKKVMFLPKKSKDKEVESKSQVIEGISRLICTAKHQQTMLRVLIDGVEWNDVKFFQLAAQWSSHVKHFPIGIFGHTKGPY; encoded by the exons ATTGTGCAGTCTGACTCTGAAGAAGCTGGTTGTGATGAGAGAACTTGATAAAGAGCTGATTTCTGTGGTCATAGCGGTTAAAATCCAG ggCTCCAAAAGGATTTTGAGGTCCCATGAGATAGTGCTGCCACCCAGTGGGTCTGTGGAGACTGATCTGGCTCTCACCTTCTCTCTGCAG TACCCGCACTTCTTAAAACGAGAAGGAAACAAGCTGCAGATCATGCTCCAACGGCGAAAGAGATACAAGAACCGCACTATCTTGGGCTACAAGACTCTCGCAGTGGGATCTATTGACATGGCAGAG GTGATGCAGCACCCGACAGAGGGAGGCCAGGTCCTCCCTCTCTGCAGCAACCAGAAAGACATGCTGGGCAAGGTGGCAGAGATCTGGATCTTTTCCCTGTCCAGTCAGCCGATAGACCATGAAGAGGCAGCCCTGCAGGGAGGACAAAAGATCAAATGCTCCG ATAACTACTCAGAGGAAGAGTACGAGAGCTTCTCCTCAGAGCAGGAGGCCAGCGATGACGCCGTGCAGGGACAG GATCTTGAGGATGACGAGTACGATGTGAGAAAGCcaaagaagcagaggaggtCGATAGTAAGGACCCCCTCCATCACCAGA CAGCAGAACTTCAAGCAGCGAGTGGTGGCTCTTCTGAAGCGGTTCAGAGTTTCGGATGAG GTGCTGGACTCGGAGCAGGACCCTGCAGAGCCGCCTccggaggtggaggaggaggacctggacctggacagTGTGGAGTTTGAGAACCCCAGTGACAGCGGCCCAGAGCTGGATGACGATGACAGCGTCCTCAGTACGCCAAAACCCAAACTCAA GCCATATTTCGAGGgactctccctctccagctctcaAACTGAGATCGGAAGCATCCACAGCAGCCGGAGCCACAGGGAGCCTCCCAGCCCG ATTGACCCAGATAATACCAAGTGTGGCGGAGCCAAGTTTCCAGATGATATGGTGTCTGATAATGTCTCCTTT GAGCAGCCGGAGGCGGTGACTCCGACCACCGAGCTGGAGATGGACAACATGGACACGTTTTTAGAGAGACTGCCACCAAGTGGCAAAATGACCAAGACAGAGTCCCTCATCATTTCATCCAACAG GCAGGAACCGAAGTTGGCAGGCCGGCGAGGCAGGAGCACGTCGCTGAAGGAGCGCCAGCCCAGCAGGCCGCAGAACGAGAGGGCCAACAGCCTGGACAACGAACGGTCCCTGGACACACGATGCCACCTGCAG ATCCCAAGAAAGACAGTATATGACCAACTAAACCACATCCTGGTGTCTGATAACCACCTCCCTGACAGCATCATCCTCATCAACACCTCAGACTGGCAGGGCCAG TATCTGTCAGATAGGCTTCAAAACCACCATCTACCGGTGGTGTGCACCTGCACCACGGCAGATATCCAAGCTGCGTTCAACACCATCGTCTCCCGCATACAGCGGTT TTGTAACTGTAACTCCCAGACGCCAATCCCCATAAAGATAGCCGTGGCTGGGGCGCAGCACTACCTCAGTGCCGTTCTGAGGCTTTTTGTGGACCACCTTTCCCATAAGACCCCTGACTGGCTCGGATACATGAGGTTCCTCATCATCCCTCTAG GTGCTCACCCAGTCTCCAAATATCTCGGCACTATTGACTATCGATACAACAGTTTGTTCCAAGATGCTGCTTGGAGAGACCTGTTTCACAAGCCAGAAGCTCCTGTTGTTG CCCAGGAGAACCCGGATGTGGTATCGAGGGTAACTCAGTACATGGTGGGGGCAAACGGAGCTCACCAGCTCCCCATCGCAGAGGCCATGCTCACCTACAAACAGaagag gAAAAAgagctttcattttgattttgcagTAAG CCCCGATGAGGACTCGTGTCAGAAATTCATCCCTTTCATTGGG ATGGTGAAGGTTGGCATCGTGGAGCAGACGTCGGCAACGTCAG GGGACTCTGATGATGCAGCCCCTCTGGGATCCTCGCTGCTCTCCTCCACCCCTCCACAAATATCACCTGCACTCAAAGAGGCGTCGCCCACCCCGCCCTCCTCTCCCTCCGTCAATACCAGCTTCTGTGCTTACAG TTCTGGCGGTCAGGTGGAGCTGATGGGCCTTCAGGTGGACTACTGGTCGGCTCcgacagagaagaagaaggacgTGGAGAAGCGGGACTCCTCCTCCAAAAACACTCTGAAGTGCAATTTCCGCTCGCTGCAGGTCAGCCGGCTGCCACTGGGAGGTGCTGAGCCAAGCCCCCAGCCCACCATGTCCATGACAGTGGTGACCAAGGAGAAGAATAAGAAGG TCATGTTCCTGCCAAAAAAGAGCAAGGACAAGGAGGTGGAGTCGAAGAGTCAAGTGATCGAGGGCATCAGTCGGCTCATCTGCACTGCCAAGCACCAGCAGACCATGCTGAGAG TGCTGATTGACGGCGTCGAGTGGAACGATGTCAAGTTTTTCCAGCTGGCGGCACAGTGGTCCTCACACGTTAAACATTTCCCCATCGGGATCTTTGGACACACAAAAGGCCCGTACTAG
- the pacs2 gene encoding phosphofurin acidic cluster sorting protein 2 isoform X2, translating into MAERSGRLSFPGSGALNRPVPMNLFATWEIDGSSPNCIPRLCSLTLKKLVVMRELDKELISVVIAVKIQGSKRILRSHEIVLPPSGSVETDLALTFSLQYPHFLKREGNKLQIMLQRRKRYKNRTILGYKTLAVGSIDMAEVMQHPTEGGQVLPLCSNQKDMLGKVAEIWIFSLSSQPIDHEEAALQGGQKIKCSDNYSEEEYESFSSEQEASDDAVQGQDLEDDEYDVRKPKKQRRSIVRTPSITRQQNFKQRVVALLKRFRVSDEVLDSEQDPAEPPPEVEEEDLDLDSVEFENPSDSGPELDDDDSVLSTPKPKLKPYFEGLSLSSSQTEIGSIHSSRSHREPPSPIDPDNTKCGGAKFPDDMVSDNVSFEQPEAVTPTTELEMDNMDTFLERLPPSGKMTKTESLIISSNRQEPKLAGRRGRSTSLKERQPSRPQNERANSLDNERSLDTRCHLQIPRKTVYDQLNHILVSDNHLPDSIILINTSDWQGQYLSDRLQNHHLPVVCTCTTADIQAAFNTIVSRIQRFCNCNSQTPIPIKIAVAGAQHYLSAVLRLFVDHLSHKTPDWLGYMRFLIIPLGAHPVSKYLGTIDYRYNSLFQDAAWRDLFHKPEAPVVAQENPDVVSRVTQYMVGANGAHQLPIAEAMLTYKQKSPDEDSCQKFIPFIGMVKVGIVEQTSATSGDSDDAAPLGSSLLSSTPPQISPALKEASPTPPSSPSVNTSFCAYSSGGQVELMGLQVDYWSAPTEKKKDVEKRDSSSKNTLKCNFRSLQVSRLPLGGAEPSPQPTMSMTVVTKEKNKKVMFLPKKSKDKEVESKSQVIEGISRLICTAKHQQTMLRVLIDGVEWNDVKFFQLAAQWSSHVKHFPIGIFGHTKGPY; encoded by the exons ATTGTGCAGTCTGACTCTGAAGAAGCTGGTTGTGATGAGAGAACTTGATAAAGAGCTGATTTCTGTGGTCATAGCGGTTAAAATCCAG ggCTCCAAAAGGATTTTGAGGTCCCATGAGATAGTGCTGCCACCCAGTGGGTCTGTGGAGACTGATCTGGCTCTCACCTTCTCTCTGCAG TACCCGCACTTCTTAAAACGAGAAGGAAACAAGCTGCAGATCATGCTCCAACGGCGAAAGAGATACAAGAACCGCACTATCTTGGGCTACAAGACTCTCGCAGTGGGATCTATTGACATGGCAGAG GTGATGCAGCACCCGACAGAGGGAGGCCAGGTCCTCCCTCTCTGCAGCAACCAGAAAGACATGCTGGGCAAGGTGGCAGAGATCTGGATCTTTTCCCTGTCCAGTCAGCCGATAGACCATGAAGAGGCAGCCCTGCAGGGAGGACAAAAGATCAAATGCTCCG ATAACTACTCAGAGGAAGAGTACGAGAGCTTCTCCTCAGAGCAGGAGGCCAGCGATGACGCCGTGCAGGGACAG GATCTTGAGGATGACGAGTACGATGTGAGAAAGCcaaagaagcagaggaggtCGATAGTAAGGACCCCCTCCATCACCAGA CAGCAGAACTTCAAGCAGCGAGTGGTGGCTCTTCTGAAGCGGTTCAGAGTTTCGGATGAG GTGCTGGACTCGGAGCAGGACCCTGCAGAGCCGCCTccggaggtggaggaggaggacctggacctggacagTGTGGAGTTTGAGAACCCCAGTGACAGCGGCCCAGAGCTGGATGACGATGACAGCGTCCTCAGTACGCCAAAACCCAAACTCAA GCCATATTTCGAGGgactctccctctccagctctcaAACTGAGATCGGAAGCATCCACAGCAGCCGGAGCCACAGGGAGCCTCCCAGCCCG ATTGACCCAGATAATACCAAGTGTGGCGGAGCCAAGTTTCCAGATGATATGGTGTCTGATAATGTCTCCTTT GAGCAGCCGGAGGCGGTGACTCCGACCACCGAGCTGGAGATGGACAACATGGACACGTTTTTAGAGAGACTGCCACCAAGTGGCAAAATGACCAAGACAGAGTCCCTCATCATTTCATCCAACAG GCAGGAACCGAAGTTGGCAGGCCGGCGAGGCAGGAGCACGTCGCTGAAGGAGCGCCAGCCCAGCAGGCCGCAGAACGAGAGGGCCAACAGCCTGGACAACGAACGGTCCCTGGACACACGATGCCACCTGCAG ATCCCAAGAAAGACAGTATATGACCAACTAAACCACATCCTGGTGTCTGATAACCACCTCCCTGACAGCATCATCCTCATCAACACCTCAGACTGGCAGGGCCAG TATCTGTCAGATAGGCTTCAAAACCACCATCTACCGGTGGTGTGCACCTGCACCACGGCAGATATCCAAGCTGCGTTCAACACCATCGTCTCCCGCATACAGCGGTT TTGTAACTGTAACTCCCAGACGCCAATCCCCATAAAGATAGCCGTGGCTGGGGCGCAGCACTACCTCAGTGCCGTTCTGAGGCTTTTTGTGGACCACCTTTCCCATAAGACCCCTGACTGGCTCGGATACATGAGGTTCCTCATCATCCCTCTAG GTGCTCACCCAGTCTCCAAATATCTCGGCACTATTGACTATCGATACAACAGTTTGTTCCAAGATGCTGCTTGGAGAGACCTGTTTCACAAGCCAGAAGCTCCTGTTGTTG CCCAGGAGAACCCGGATGTGGTATCGAGGGTAACTCAGTACATGGTGGGGGCAAACGGAGCTCACCAGCTCCCCATCGCAGAGGCCATGCTCACCTACAAACAGaagag CCCCGATGAGGACTCGTGTCAGAAATTCATCCCTTTCATTGGG ATGGTGAAGGTTGGCATCGTGGAGCAGACGTCGGCAACGTCAG GGGACTCTGATGATGCAGCCCCTCTGGGATCCTCGCTGCTCTCCTCCACCCCTCCACAAATATCACCTGCACTCAAAGAGGCGTCGCCCACCCCGCCCTCCTCTCCCTCCGTCAATACCAGCTTCTGTGCTTACAG TTCTGGCGGTCAGGTGGAGCTGATGGGCCTTCAGGTGGACTACTGGTCGGCTCcgacagagaagaagaaggacgTGGAGAAGCGGGACTCCTCCTCCAAAAACACTCTGAAGTGCAATTTCCGCTCGCTGCAGGTCAGCCGGCTGCCACTGGGAGGTGCTGAGCCAAGCCCCCAGCCCACCATGTCCATGACAGTGGTGACCAAGGAGAAGAATAAGAAGG TCATGTTCCTGCCAAAAAAGAGCAAGGACAAGGAGGTGGAGTCGAAGAGTCAAGTGATCGAGGGCATCAGTCGGCTCATCTGCACTGCCAAGCACCAGCAGACCATGCTGAGAG TGCTGATTGACGGCGTCGAGTGGAACGATGTCAAGTTTTTCCAGCTGGCGGCACAGTGGTCCTCACACGTTAAACATTTCCCCATCGGGATCTTTGGACACACAAAAGGCCCGTACTAG